ACCGAATCCTATACCGCGGAAACTTTCAAATCGGCACAGTATTAAAATGAAAAATGCCCGTTCAAAATTCTTTCGCAAAGGGTTCACCTTGATCGAAATTTCGATCGTAGTGATGATTTTGGGCGTGATCTTTACCGGAATTTTTTCTACCTATTATACGGCTCTTAAAATTTCCAGGGAATCCTCTTCTCCAGGCGGAGCTTCCAAAAGAGACATTTTGCTCGCGATGGAAAATGTTCGTAGTACGATTTCAATGGCTTACTTTCACCAAACACAAAGAAGGTTGATCTTCGTTGGAAAAAACGACGGGAGAGGAATCGATCGAAAGGACCGTTTGGACTTTGCCGCGACCCATCCCAACTCGGAAGAAACCTCGATGCCCGAAGTCAGAGAAGTCGGATTTTATCTCAAACCTATGCCGGAGCAACCGGATTACAATTTTCTGATTCGAAGAGAAGACGAGATGGTGGATCGTTATCCGAAATCGGGCGGAACCGAATACACTCTCCTCAGTCACGTCAAAAGTTTTCAATTAAAGTATTCCAGAACGGGCGCCAAATGGGAAGACGAATGGGATTCCAAGCTCACAAAGGTTCTACCGAGACTCATTCGAATCGAGATGATCGTAAATTCCGGCAAAAAGGAGGTCCGCTATGAAACTCTCGCGTTTCCGGGAATTCTTTTTAAATAAGAAAATCAGAATATTCTTAAATACCTCCGAGTTTAAAGAATCCAGAACTTATCTCGCGCGTAAAACTCTGCGCAAATCCAGGGAAGGATTTATGGTAGTCATTCTCGTCATGGCGATCGGAACGGCTTCCTTTTATACGGCTACCGAATTCGGAGAACGCGCCCTCGGAGAACGTAGGATTGCGCAGGCGGACGCGGACGGATTCAGAGCGCTTTTGCTTGCAAAAGCTGGATTTCAAGGCGCGTTAGGCGCTCTTAAAAAGATTCCGGAAGAATACCTCTACAAAAGTGGGATCGCACTCAATCCGCCTCCGCTTCCGATGGGTGGAGGAACGATCTACTATAAGATCAGCTCCGAAGACGGAAAGATCAATCTCAACACACTTCTCAATCCGGATGATAACCAACAAAATCTGCGCGCCGTGGAAATGGTTTCCCGTCTTTTCGATAAACTCGGAATCAAAAGGGAAAAGATCTTTCCGATCTTTGATTGGATGGATACGGATCTTCAGGAAACCGGCGGGGGCGCCGAGGACGGATACTATTCTTCCTTAAAACCTCCTCGCAAAAATAAGAATTCATTTATGTATTCCGTTTCCGAACTCGTTTCCGTAAAAGGTTTCGATCGGGAAATCGTCTATGGCTCTTTAAAGCCAGCGGACTACGCTGAAAAGTATTCGAACGCGTTTCAATCCGAAGAAGAAAAGGCCCTCATTGGAGACAGTGATTTCGTTTTGGCAAACAATATCACCGCCTATATCCCATCCGGACAAAACTCAGACGATAGAATCAACTTGAACGCGGCGCCATATTTTGTTTTGATGTCTTTATCCGATTTTATGACTAAACAGGCCGCTATGAGAATTCTCAAATTCAAATTGGAGCAGGGCGGTTTTATCAAAGAGCTGAAGGACATCGAGAAATTTCAGGAATTTCAGATTCCGACGGCCGGTGGTCTTACTCTTTATAAGGAACTCGCGGGGGAAGGAACTGACGTCTCCGGCGGAAGGGTCAAGACCAAGGGCGAAATATTTAGAATCGTAGCGGTGGGACAAGTTGGAAAGACAATTCGAAGGATCACCGGAATCTTCGATCTGACCAACAGCACCATGCTCTATTATATGGAAGACTAAAAGTAAGATGTTTATTTACGATCAATTTCTTGCAATCGACTACGGAACGAGCACGATCAAAGGAGTTCTCTTCCAAAAAGTTCTCGGAAAGCTGAGCATTCT
This is a stretch of genomic DNA from Leptospira tipperaryensis. It encodes these proteins:
- a CDS encoding type II secretion system protein GspJ; translation: MKNARSKFFRKGFTLIEISIVVMILGVIFTGIFSTYYTALKISRESSSPGGASKRDILLAMENVRSTISMAYFHQTQRRLIFVGKNDGRGIDRKDRLDFAATHPNSEETSMPEVREVGFYLKPMPEQPDYNFLIRREDEMVDRYPKSGGTEYTLLSHVKSFQLKYSRTGAKWEDEWDSKLTKVLPRLIRIEMIVNSGKKEVRYETLAFPGILFK
- a CDS encoding general secretion pathway protein GspK, giving the protein MKLSRFREFFLNKKIRIFLNTSEFKESRTYLARKTLRKSREGFMVVILVMAIGTASFYTATEFGERALGERRIAQADADGFRALLLAKAGFQGALGALKKIPEEYLYKSGIALNPPPLPMGGGTIYYKISSEDGKINLNTLLNPDDNQQNLRAVEMVSRLFDKLGIKREKIFPIFDWMDTDLQETGGGAEDGYYSSLKPPRKNKNSFMYSVSELVSVKGFDREIVYGSLKPADYAEKYSNAFQSEEEKALIGDSDFVLANNITAYIPSGQNSDDRINLNAAPYFVLMSLSDFMTKQAAMRILKFKLEQGGFIKELKDIEKFQEFQIPTAGGLTLYKELAGEGTDVSGGRVKTKGEIFRIVAVGQVGKTIRRITGIFDLTNSTMLYYMED